One Bacteroidota bacterium genomic region harbors:
- a CDS encoding ammonia-forming cytochrome c nitrite reductase subunit c552, giving the protein MKKFTFLSVFSAVVLTMALIIASCTKEGPAGPQGAQGLKGEDGINGTDGTAGCITCHDNSELVEAKILQWGNSKHAIGGTFFENATTCAPCHTSQGFKEVLVTGAHVTAEDVQDPSNINCYTCHKIHDTYTDGDWTLRKTDPVTFWWNGEEHDFGMANLCAQCHQSRPQATFPDVNNPEGTFTVTSTRFGPHHGPQSELLVGTGVYLVGGDYLDNMHATIENSCITCHMSKAIGNMTGGHTVNINNEEEGLNVTGCTECHTEEEAIAAIEELQPEIQNLLDTLQTLLTDAGIYDPATEAAVKGDYPNKIAGAFFNYMFIKEDKSLGVHNPKFAKTLLENSIASISSN; this is encoded by the coding sequence ACCACAAGGTGCACAAGGACTTAAAGGTGAAGACGGCATCAATGGTACGGATGGTACAGCAGGATGTATCACGTGCCATGATAATTCCGAACTTGTTGAGGCCAAGATTTTACAATGGGGAAATTCGAAGCATGCAATCGGCGGAACTTTCTTTGAAAACGCGACAACCTGTGCACCTTGTCATACAAGCCAGGGTTTCAAGGAAGTGCTGGTGACTGGTGCCCATGTAACTGCAGAAGACGTGCAGGATCCCTCCAATATAAATTGTTATACTTGTCACAAAATTCATGACACATACACAGATGGTGACTGGACCTTAAGGAAGACCGATCCCGTCACCTTTTGGTGGAATGGCGAGGAACATGATTTTGGAATGGCTAATCTGTGTGCACAGTGCCACCAGTCAAGGCCACAGGCGACCTTCCCGGATGTGAATAATCCCGAAGGCACTTTCACCGTCACATCCACCCGATTTGGCCCGCACCATGGCCCGCAAAGTGAACTGCTCGTTGGCACCGGAGTATACCTGGTCGGTGGCGATTATCTCGACAACATGCATGCAACTATCGAAAATAGTTGTATAACCTGTCATATGTCGAAAGCGATCGGTAATATGACAGGCGGACATACCGTTAATATCAACAATGAAGAAGAAGGATTGAATGTAACAGGCTGTACAGAATGCCATACAGAAGAAGAAGCAATTGCAGCCATCGAAGAATTGCAGCCTGAGATCCAGAACCTTCTTGATACGCTTCAGACCTTGCTGACCGATGCAGGCATATATGATCCGGCAACCGAAGCGGCAGTGAAGGGAGATTATCCTAACAAGATCGCCGGTGCTTTCTTTAACTATATGTTTATTAAAGAAGATAAGAGTTTAGGCGTCCACAACCCGAAATTTGCAAAGACACTGCTTGAGAACTCAATTGCTTCTATAAGTAGCAATTAA